The Setaria italica strain Yugu1 chromosome IX, Setaria_italica_v2.0, whole genome shotgun sequence genome has a window encoding:
- the LOC101785263 gene encoding pentatricopeptide repeat-containing protein At1g52620-like produces the protein MSSRAGDGVVAAAPTLACLGELAAAYADAGMDGKAAEMCQRARELYGALPRAADCNRLLRLLVQRRRWEDARKLYDEMLAEEGGADDYSTCVMLRGMCLEGRVEEGRKLIEARWGARCIPHPVFYNVLIDGYCQRGEIRRGMLLLGDMEMKGFLPTEVTYGVIITWLGQKGDLERIGGLLGEMKVRGLSPNVQIYKTVIDAVCKRHSASQAMVVLKQMFASGCDPDVVTFNTLISAFCREGRAHEAEKLLREAIRRELEPNQNSYTPLIHAFCIRGDVTVASDFLVEMMEGGHTPDVITFGALVHGLVVSGKVTEALSVRDKMMERQVMPDVNIYNVLISGLCKKQMLPAAKNLLAEMLEHNVQPDKYVYTTLIDGFIRSGNLSDAKKIFEFMEQKGFCPDVVGYNAMKLEKRFAGS, from the exons ATGTCGTCCCGCGCGGGCGACGGCGTCGTGGCGGCCGCGCCAACGCTCGCCTGCCTCGGCGAGCTCGCAGCCGCCTACGCCGACGCCGGAATGGACGGGAAGGCCGCCGAGATGTGCCAGCGCGCCAGGGAGCTGTACGGCGCTCTTCCCAGGGCGGCAGACTGCAACCGCCTCCTCAGGCTCCTCGTGCAGCGCCGGCGCTGGGAGGACGCCCGGAAGCTGTACGACGAAATGCTTGccgaggagggcggcgcggatGACTACAGCACCTGCGTGATGTTGCGAGGGATGTGCTTGGAAGGGCGggtggaggaagggaggaagctGATTGAGGCTAGGTGGGGAGCGAGGTGCATTCCGCATCCCGTGTTCTACAATGTACTGATCGATGGGTATTGCCAGCGCGGGGAAATTCGGAGGGGAATGTTGCTGTTGGGTGATATGGAGATGAAGGGATTCTTGCCGACCGAGGTGACATATGGAGTTATCATTACCTGGCTCGGGCAGAAAGGTGATTTGGAGAGGATTGGGGGTTTGCTTGGCGAGATGAAGGTGAGAGGATTGTCCCCCAATGTGCAGATTTACAAAACTGTCATTGATGCTGTGTGCAAACGCCACTCAGCATCGCAGGCAATGGTTGTTCTGAAGCAAATGTTTGCGAGCGGTTGTGATCCAGATGTCGTCACGTTTAATACTTTGATATCAGCTTTTTGCCGAGAAGGTCGTGCTCACGAGGCTGAGAAACTTTTGAGAGAGGCCATTAGGAGAGAGTTGGAGCCAAATCAAAATAGCTACACTCCTTTGATTCATGCCTTCTGCATCAGAGGAGATGTGACGGTTGCATCAGATTTTCTCGTGGAAATGATGGAAGGAGGGCATACTCCTGATGTCATCACGTTTGGAGCACTAGTTCATGGCCTTGTTGTTTCTGGGAAGGTAACTGAGGCCCTGAGTGTCAGGGATAAGATGATGGAGAGACAGGTGATGCCTGATGTCAACATATATAATGTATTGATTAGTGGTTTATGCAAGAAACAAATGCTTCCCGCAGCTAAGAACCTTCTTGCAGAGATGCTTGAGCATAATGTCCAGCCTGATAAATATGTATATACCACGTTGATTGATGGTTTCATCAGGAGTGGGAATCTTAGTGACGCAAAGAAAATATTTGAATTCATGGAACAAAAGGGATTCTGCCCTGATGTTGTTGGCTACAATGCTATG AAACTGGAGAAGAGATTTGCTGGTTCTTGA